The following proteins are co-located in the Maridesulfovibrio sp. genome:
- the hmcE gene encoding sulfate respiration complex protein HmcE — translation MYELLTGPLLWLVFAISFGGLLVRIVLYFKGLSQQLDRVAYKAHMSYGLKGAFNSIISWLNPVGARGWRKKPGFTFIFFAFHIGLLVTPIFLAAHNVMLQENLGFSMPQLPAFFADLLSWTVILACVAIIARRFALPEVRILTTAYDYLLLIITVAPFVTGLIARYHMGDYNFWLLTHIITGEIWLLCLPFTKLSHCVLFFCSRAQLGMDYGIKRGGMKGSTFSW, via the coding sequence ATGTATGAACTTCTGACAGGGCCCCTGCTCTGGCTGGTCTTCGCGATCAGCTTCGGCGGCCTGCTGGTTCGCATCGTGCTCTACTTCAAGGGCCTCAGCCAGCAGCTCGACCGCGTGGCATACAAAGCCCACATGTCCTATGGACTTAAAGGTGCATTCAATTCGATAATTAGCTGGCTCAATCCCGTGGGTGCACGTGGATGGAGAAAGAAACCCGGCTTTACTTTCATATTCTTTGCATTCCACATCGGACTGCTTGTAACCCCCATTTTCCTCGCAGCACACAACGTAATGCTGCAGGAGAATCTGGGCTTCAGCATGCCGCAGCTGCCCGCTTTCTTCGCGGACCTGCTGTCATGGACCGTAATTCTGGCCTGCGTTGCTATCATCGCCCGCCGCTTTGCGCTTCCGGAAGTAAGAATCCTGACCACAGCATATGATTACCTGCTGCTGATCATCACCGTAGCTCCTTTCGTAACCGGCCTCATCGCTCGTTACCACATGGGTGACTACAACTTCTGGCTGCTGACCCATATTATTACCGGCGAAATCTGGTTGCTGTGCCTGCCTTTCACCAAACTCAGCCACTGCGTGCTCTTCTTCTGTTCCCGTGCACAGCTCGGAATGGACTACGGCATCAAACGCGGCGGCATGAAAGGCTCCACATTCTCCTGGTAA
- the hmcF gene encoding sulfate respiration complex iron-sulfur protein HmcF, producing MPQGKLCNRQPITTDEQLKLTLSDKSGKQYYSEMEQLDVDTNALWATIQKTMKSRTKTWLEICAHCGLCADSCFLYQVNDCVPEQVPSYKIQSTLGQIVKKKGQVTNEFMRHCMKVAWSQCTCCNRCGMYCPHGIDMGVMFSYLRGLLYSQGFVPWELKIGSGMHRVYRAQMDVTTDDWVETCEWMAEETEEEWPGLTIPVDKQDADIMYTCNAREPKHYPEDVAEAAILFHVAGENWTVPSEGWEQTSLSMFAGDWECCKDNVQNVYDAIERLNPARVIGTECGHAHRATVIEGPYWVGREDGLPPKPYIHYVEWLAEALREGKLKIDPAKRIKEPVTLQDSCNYVRNHGLKEITREIISYIVEPGYFVEMAPNKEHNYCCGGGGGFNGVGLYRPQRNVALRKKMDQILDTGCKLVIAPCHNCWDAIRDLEEEYEIGIRWSFLKPLIIGMLDVPEGMRVEW from the coding sequence ATGCCTCAAGGTAAGCTTTGTAACAGACAGCCGATCACCACTGACGAGCAGCTCAAGCTGACTCTCTCAGACAAGAGCGGCAAGCAATACTACTCAGAAATGGAACAGCTGGATGTGGACACCAACGCATTGTGGGCCACCATCCAGAAGACCATGAAGTCCAGGACCAAAACCTGGCTTGAAATCTGCGCTCACTGCGGCCTCTGTGCCGACAGCTGTTTCCTCTATCAGGTAAACGACTGTGTACCAGAACAGGTACCTTCATATAAAATCCAGTCCACTCTCGGCCAGATCGTCAAGAAGAAAGGACAGGTGACCAACGAGTTCATGCGTCACTGCATGAAGGTGGCGTGGTCCCAGTGCACCTGCTGCAACCGCTGCGGCATGTACTGCCCCCACGGTATCGACATGGGTGTTATGTTCTCCTACCTGCGCGGACTTCTCTACTCTCAGGGCTTTGTTCCGTGGGAACTGAAGATCGGTTCCGGTATGCACCGCGTATACCGTGCACAGATGGACGTAACCACTGACGACTGGGTTGAAACATGTGAATGGATGGCCGAAGAGACCGAGGAAGAATGGCCCGGTCTGACCATCCCTGTGGACAAGCAGGACGCAGACATCATGTACACTTGTAACGCCCGTGAACCCAAACACTACCCGGAAGACGTGGCTGAAGCCGCAATCCTCTTCCATGTAGCAGGCGAAAACTGGACCGTGCCTTCCGAAGGCTGGGAACAGACCTCCCTGTCCATGTTTGCCGGTGACTGGGAATGCTGCAAGGACAACGTACAGAACGTCTACGACGCCATCGAGCGCCTCAACCCGGCCAGAGTAATCGGTACCGAATGCGGACACGCACACCGTGCTACCGTCATCGAAGGCCCCTACTGGGTTGGACGTGAAGACGGACTGCCTCCCAAACCGTACATTCACTATGTGGAATGGCTGGCCGAGGCACTGCGCGAAGGCAAGCTGAAAATCGACCCTGCCAAGAGAATCAAGGAACCCGTAACCCTGCAGGACTCCTGCAACTACGTGCGTAACCACGGTCTCAAGGAAATCACCAGGGAAATCATCAGCTACATTGTTGAGCCCGGCTATTTCGTTGAAATGGCACCCAACAAGGAACACAACTACTGCTGCGGTGGTGGTGGCGGATTCAACGGAGTCGGCCTGTACCGCCCACAGCGTAACGTAGCACTGCGTAAAAAAATGGATCAGATCCTCGACACCGGCTGTAAGCTGGTTATCGCTCCCTGCCACAACTGCTGGGATGCAATCCGAGATCTTGAGGAAGAGTATGAGATCGGTATCCGCTGGTCCTTCCTTAAGCCCCTGATCATTGGTATGCTGGACGTTCCCGAAGGCATGCGTGTCGAATGGTAG
- the hmcD gene encoding sulfate respiration complex protein HmcD, whose translation MEAHNLQEYYTFTKGIMYLFMGGALVGVTMFWQFLMGGKAYRDENKKNYGDHH comes from the coding sequence ATGGAAGCACATAACCTTCAGGAATACTACACATTCACAAAAGGTATCATGTACCTTTTCATGGGTGGAGCACTGGTCGGAGTCACTATGTTCTGGCAGTTCCTCATGGGTGGAAAGGCCTACCGTGACGAAAACAAGAAGAACTACGGCGACCACCATTAA
- the divK gene encoding DVU0259 family response regulator domain-containing protein, whose translation MPKKIMVVDDDPYIVDYLVTVFEDHGYLTCRASDGVSAFDVAMAEKPDLITLDLEMPHEWGPRFYRRLTLEEEFSNIPVIVISGLPGIHMAIKRAVATIKKPFDPTEVIEIVRKALGETDD comes from the coding sequence ATGCCCAAAAAAATAATGGTTGTGGATGATGACCCGTATATCGTGGATTACCTCGTTACAGTATTCGAGGACCACGGTTACCTCACTTGTCGGGCTTCCGACGGTGTATCTGCATTCGATGTGGCCATGGCCGAAAAACCGGACCTGATAACTCTTGATCTGGAAATGCCCCATGAATGGGGACCGCGTTTTTACCGTCGCCTGACCCTCGAAGAAGAATTTTCCAATATCCCGGTTATCGTTATCAGCGGTCTTCCGGGGATTCACATGGCGATCAAACGGGCTGTGGCAACAATTAAAAAGCCTTTTGATCCCACTGAAGTTATTGAGATAGTTAGAAAGGCTCTGGGCGAGACCGACGACTAG
- a CDS encoding response regulator — protein MSDNKIMLVDDEEGLRRFLGLTLMDFGYTVETAENGVEALKLLENFHPDIIVTDIKMPRMDGIDLLKAIKEDHPHIEVIMLTGHGDLDLAIESLKNDAADFITKPVDDDVLELSLERVMEKIHLKRQVQEYTENLEKMVEEKTSRIVELERQNAACQVVEGLSNALSSAAHEVESESSVFNELPCLVSIHNRYLEIVATNKLLKERLGDVVGKNSFDIYSDRNSAGNACPVQLTFQTGKGQRSKETFITEDGEEIPVTVYTAPIPAKNGEIELVLDISVDMTELQRLRDELLETQSKFQRLFDEAPCYISVQNKDYTIAEVNRRFKDDFLEPIGGTCYSSYKHRETPCDECPVQRTFKDGESHQMETVVTTKNGEQKNMLVWSAPLRNAYGEIKQVMEMSTDITEIRRLQDHLTSLGFMLGSMSHGVKGMLTALDGGLYRLESGLRKNDPTRVEDATKTLKDVVGRVKKMVLDILYYAKSREIETETISAGNFLRDTAALIVTKAATANVSYNIDIPEELGNIEIDTSSMSAALVNFLENAVDACEPPLPDKKYSINISAREVADQIEIKISDNGSGMDQETREKIFTLFFSSKGKRGTGIGLFISNQTIEQHGGKISVESEPTQGTTFTILLPRKSEIKKQPCPCPCV, from the coding sequence ATGAGTGACAATAAAATAATGCTTGTTGACGACGAGGAAGGCCTTAGAAGGTTCCTCGGACTCACTCTTATGGATTTCGGTTATACGGTTGAAACTGCGGAAAACGGGGTTGAGGCACTTAAGCTGCTTGAAAACTTTCACCCCGATATTATTGTCACTGACATCAAAATGCCGCGGATGGATGGTATCGATTTACTTAAAGCCATCAAAGAAGACCATCCCCACATTGAGGTAATCATGCTTACTGGGCATGGAGACCTTGATCTGGCCATTGAATCTCTCAAGAACGATGCAGCCGACTTTATCACCAAACCCGTTGATGATGATGTGCTTGAGCTATCCCTTGAACGGGTGATGGAAAAAATACATCTGAAACGGCAGGTTCAGGAATACACAGAAAATCTCGAAAAAATGGTCGAAGAAAAGACCAGTCGCATTGTTGAGCTGGAGCGCCAGAACGCTGCCTGTCAGGTTGTGGAGGGCTTGAGCAATGCCCTCTCAAGTGCTGCCCATGAAGTGGAATCGGAAAGCAGCGTGTTCAACGAGCTTCCCTGCCTGGTCTCTATCCACAACCGCTACCTTGAAATTGTAGCCACAAACAAACTTCTCAAAGAACGTCTCGGTGACGTGGTCGGGAAAAACAGTTTCGACATATACTCTGACCGTAATTCCGCCGGGAACGCATGTCCGGTTCAACTAACCTTCCAGACCGGTAAGGGCCAGCGCAGCAAGGAAACTTTCATAACAGAAGACGGCGAGGAAATCCCTGTAACCGTCTATACTGCACCTATCCCCGCTAAAAACGGAGAAATCGAGTTGGTCCTCGACATTTCCGTGGACATGACTGAGCTGCAGCGTTTGCGTGATGAACTGCTTGAAACGCAGTCTAAATTTCAGCGTCTTTTTGACGAAGCCCCCTGCTACATCTCTGTCCAGAATAAGGACTACACCATTGCGGAAGTTAACCGGCGTTTCAAGGACGACTTTCTGGAACCGATCGGTGGCACCTGTTACTCATCATACAAACACCGTGAGACTCCATGTGATGAATGTCCGGTCCAACGTACTTTCAAAGACGGTGAATCCCATCAGATGGAAACAGTAGTAACCACCAAGAACGGCGAACAGAAGAACATGCTGGTCTGGTCTGCTCCCCTGCGTAATGCATATGGAGAGATCAAGCAGGTAATGGAAATGTCTACTGACATTACCGAGATACGCCGGCTTCAAGATCACCTAACTTCTCTGGGTTTCATGCTTGGCTCCATGTCTCATGGTGTAAAAGGGATGCTTACTGCCCTTGATGGCGGTTTATACCGCCTTGAATCAGGTCTGCGTAAAAACGATCCCACCAGAGTTGAAGACGCCACCAAAACTTTGAAAGATGTGGTCGGCCGGGTTAAAAAAATGGTGTTGGATATCCTTTACTACGCCAAATCACGTGAAATAGAGACCGAAACTATTTCCGCCGGAAATTTCCTGCGCGACACAGCGGCCCTGATTGTTACCAAAGCCGCAACTGCCAATGTATCCTATAACATCGACATCCCCGAAGAGCTCGGCAATATTGAAATAGATACCAGTTCCATGTCTGCCGCATTGGTAAACTTTCTGGAAAATGCAGTAGATGCCTGTGAGCCCCCTCTTCCGGACAAAAAATATTCTATAAACATCTCAGCAAGAGAAGTCGCAGATCAAATCGAAATCAAGATCAGTGATAACGGTTCGGGCATGGATCAGGAAACCCGTGAAAAAATATTCACCCTTTTCTTCTCATCCAAAGGTAAACGTGGAACCGGAATAGGTCTATTCATTTCCAACCAGACCATTGAGCAGCACGGAGGCAAGATAAGTGTTGAATCTGAACCCACACAGGGAACCACGTTCACTATATTACTGCCTCGAAAATCTGAAATAAAAAAGCAGCCCTGTCCCTGCCCCTGTGTATAA
- a CDS encoding PAS domain S-box protein, whose amino-acid sequence MFKKYRHTLIMKMLLSGGVTLLLSVILWTSFNVVFFKKNVTGNIQSDIAMLSDTVLLSLHHAMMLDSKEFIQNDINNITRQGEIKSIRVINKKGQIIYSNDPDEILNIIDIKSPPCWNCHHLDNPPATMSLEQRTRLKTINGKKFMGIMTPIPNSEGCAPGPCHVHSKDEQLLGLLDLEISTEKKDSILTTFEQANFGIALIVFIATFGALFIFAYNFIFQPIRTLITATRKFGSAQDFVEIQLAQTDEIGTLADAFNMMGRQVQEKHRALLEQKEEYRDLFDNVPCLVSVVDLNFKVIRHNKAYEKHFGKPRGRQCYQINKDRDRKCEECPVERTFFDLTPHMSEESGLSKDGKPIHWIVYTSPIKDREGRIVAAMEMMLDITRRKELEESLAASEQRYHAIFDSIPQAVFVLNAENLTILNCNDPVEEIYGYSRGMILGSSFLKLFREEEQNDYEHLIKVRKEIGPCSHLTRSGNTIYAMLRISPAEFDGNRTLIVTCSDVTQKLEAEQQLIQASKMSTLGEMASGVAHELNQPLAILKTISNLLMRKVTRNQQVEPKVLKEMAEGVDTHVNRASKIIEHMREFGRKSDMKTMPVQVNDVLRRGFDFFSRQLTLRNISVEWNLNSHLPIIKADSNRLEQVVINLLINARDAIEERWKDSVPLADNKKIYITTDFTDKHIIIEICDTGPGIPDPIQTRLFEPFFTTKDVGKGTGLGLSISYGIIKDYNGTISASTKEDLGACFTITFPRGDLDEE is encoded by the coding sequence GTGTTTAAAAAATACCGCCACACCCTGATCATGAAAATGCTCCTTTCCGGTGGAGTCACCCTTCTCTTAAGTGTGATTCTCTGGACGAGCTTTAATGTGGTTTTCTTTAAAAAGAATGTCACCGGCAACATCCAATCCGATATTGCCATGCTTTCCGATACCGTCCTGCTCAGCCTGCATCACGCCATGATGCTCGACTCCAAGGAATTTATCCAGAACGACATCAACAACATCACCAGGCAAGGTGAAATCAAGTCCATCCGGGTCATTAACAAGAAAGGACAGATCATCTATTCAAATGATCCGGATGAAATTCTCAACATTATCGACATAAAAAGTCCGCCCTGCTGGAATTGCCACCATCTGGACAATCCTCCGGCAACCATGAGCCTCGAGCAGCGCACTAGGCTGAAAACCATCAATGGCAAAAAGTTCATGGGCATAATGACCCCCATCCCCAACTCCGAGGGGTGTGCTCCCGGCCCCTGCCATGTACATTCCAAAGACGAACAGTTACTCGGACTGCTGGACCTTGAGATTTCCACGGAGAAAAAGGACTCCATACTTACTACTTTTGAACAGGCGAACTTCGGCATAGCACTGATTGTTTTTATCGCCACCTTCGGAGCCCTGTTTATTTTTGCCTACAATTTCATTTTTCAACCGATCAGAACGCTGATCACCGCTACCCGAAAATTCGGTTCGGCTCAGGATTTTGTTGAAATCCAACTCGCCCAGACTGATGAAATAGGTACACTTGCCGATGCCTTTAACATGATGGGTAGACAGGTTCAGGAAAAACATCGGGCCCTTCTAGAACAAAAGGAAGAGTACCGTGACCTGTTCGACAACGTCCCCTGTCTGGTCTCTGTTGTTGACCTCAATTTCAAGGTAATCCGCCACAACAAGGCTTACGAAAAACATTTCGGCAAACCACGCGGCAGGCAGTGTTACCAGATCAACAAAGACCGGGACCGCAAGTGTGAAGAATGCCCGGTTGAAAGAACTTTCTTTGACCTGACCCCGCACATGAGTGAGGAATCCGGACTTTCTAAGGATGGCAAGCCCATTCACTGGATAGTTTATACCTCACCCATCAAGGACCGTGAAGGCAGAATTGTTGCTGCCATGGAAATGATGCTCGACATCACCCGGCGTAAGGAACTTGAAGAAAGCCTCGCAGCTTCTGAACAACGCTACCACGCCATCTTTGATTCCATTCCGCAGGCGGTGTTCGTGCTGAATGCAGAGAACCTGACCATCCTCAACTGCAATGATCCGGTTGAAGAGATATACGGATATTCGCGCGGTATGATTCTGGGAAGTTCTTTCCTAAAACTTTTCAGGGAAGAAGAACAAAATGACTACGAGCATTTGATCAAAGTAAGGAAAGAAATCGGCCCTTGCTCACATCTGACCAGGTCAGGCAATACAATTTACGCAATGCTCAGGATTTCTCCTGCTGAATTTGACGGCAACCGTACCCTGATCGTCACCTGCAGTGATGTTACGCAGAAACTTGAGGCTGAACAGCAACTGATTCAGGCCAGTAAAATGAGTACCCTTGGGGAAATGGCCTCCGGCGTTGCCCATGAACTTAACCAGCCACTGGCAATTCTCAAGACCATCAGCAATCTGCTCATGCGCAAGGTGACTCGAAACCAGCAGGTCGAACCCAAGGTTCTCAAGGAAATGGCGGAAGGCGTGGATACCCACGTAAACCGGGCCAGCAAGATCATTGAACACATGCGCGAGTTCGGCCGCAAATCAGATATGAAAACCATGCCCGTTCAGGTCAACGATGTGCTCAGGCGTGGATTCGATTTCTTCAGCAGGCAACTTACCCTGCGTAATATCAGTGTGGAATGGAACCTCAACAGCCACCTTCCCATAATCAAAGCTGATTCCAACCGTCTTGAACAGGTGGTCATCAATCTGCTTATCAATGCCCGCGATGCAATCGAAGAACGTTGGAAAGACAGCGTTCCCCTTGCCGACAACAAAAAGATTTACATAACCACTGACTTTACTGACAAACATATAATCATCGAAATCTGTGATACCGGACCGGGTATACCGGACCCCATTCAGACCCGTCTTTTCGAGCCCTTCTTCACCACCAAAGACGTTGGTAAAGGGACCGGACTCGGCCTTTCCATATCCTACGGAATAATCAAGGATTACAATGGAACAATCTCCGCTTCGACTAAAGAAGACCTCGGAGCATGCTTCACTATCACATTCCCGCGTGGTGATCTTGACGAAGAATAG
- a CDS encoding Rrf2 family transcriptional regulator, translated as MKLTTRSRYGARLLLDIALHSENGPVPSKDSARREDISLKYLEKILKILKESGYIKGKRGPNGGNVLTMAPEEISLGKLTEALEGEDKILDCEGDMTTCTRAAVCLRRSIWDDANQAMYKMLDSYTLADLIKDARLCPMDRPE; from the coding sequence ATGAAACTTACCACCCGCTCAAGATACGGAGCACGCCTGCTGCTCGACATTGCCCTGCATTCTGAAAACGGCCCGGTCCCCAGTAAAGACTCTGCCCGCAGGGAAGATATTTCACTTAAATATTTGGAAAAAATACTCAAAATCCTTAAAGAATCAGGTTATATTAAAGGAAAACGCGGCCCCAACGGCGGCAATGTACTGACCATGGCACCGGAAGAGATATCACTCGGAAAACTCACTGAAGCCCTCGAAGGCGAGGATAAAATTCTTGATTGCGAAGGCGATATGACCACCTGCACCAGAGCAGCGGTCTGTTTGCGCCGCTCAATCTGGGATGACGCTAATCAGGCCATGTACAAGATGCTTGATTCATACACCTTGGCTGACCTGATTAAAGATGCCCGTCTTTGTCCCATGGACAGGCCAGAGTAA
- a CDS encoding universal stress protein, whose translation MFKKILLATTGSPASFGAARVAFDMAKRYGSEVTIFHVVGVPTKAFSHVVNDVRTGEEVEVDEEYLAWVEEELKTTFAKQFEGTDNAKIVLTTGVPSREILREARKADSDLIVMAASSGENASFHKGYPGSTMQKVAKAARCPVLSVHRESASYWGGFSNILFGTDFSKQAESAFKFALSTARELNCDLTIFHALDISGKVLDQNEIEEKLIIARKRIRETYIPLMGDFKNYDIEVWEGTPYVEIVKLAREKSVDLICLAHHTNELDPERARIGSTVEQVILRANCPVVSVSKPDKV comes from the coding sequence ATGTTTAAGAAAATCCTTTTGGCGACTACCGGCTCTCCTGCGAGCTTCGGTGCCGCCCGCGTAGCCTTCGACATGGCGAAACGCTACGGTTCCGAAGTTACGATCTTCCATGTTGTGGGTGTGCCTACCAAGGCTTTTTCCCACGTTGTCAACGACGTTCGCACCGGTGAAGAGGTTGAGGTTGATGAAGAATACCTCGCTTGGGTTGAAGAAGAACTCAAAACCACCTTCGCCAAACAGTTCGAAGGAACTGACAACGCCAAGATCGTTCTGACAACCGGTGTACCTTCCCGTGAAATCCTGCGTGAAGCCCGCAAAGCTGACAGTGATTTAATTGTTATGGCTGCAAGCTCCGGCGAAAACGCATCCTTCCACAAAGGTTACCCCGGAAGCACCATGCAGAAAGTAGCTAAAGCTGCTCGCTGCCCGGTCCTTTCCGTACACCGTGAATCCGCATCCTACTGGGGCGGGTTCTCCAATATCCTTTTTGGTACTGACTTCTCCAAGCAGGCTGAGAGTGCTTTCAAATTCGCTCTGTCCACAGCCCGCGAACTCAACTGCGACCTGACTATCTTCCATGCCCTGGACATCAGCGGCAAGGTTCTGGACCAGAATGAAATCGAGGAAAAACTGATCATCGCCCGCAAGCGTATCAGAGAAACCTACATCCCGCTCATGGGCGATTTCAAGAACTACGACATCGAAGTATGGGAAGGAACTCCCTACGTCGAAATCGTCAAGCTTGCCCGTGAAAAAAGCGTGGACCTTATCTGCCTCGCCCATCACACCAATGAGCTTGATCCGGAAAGAGCACGTATCGGTTCTACTGTTGAGCAGGTCATCTTAAGGGCAAACTGCCCGGTGGTCAGCGTCAGCAAACCCGATAAAGTTTAG
- the divK gene encoding DVU0259 family response regulator domain-containing protein — MSKKILIIDDDQDIRSYLSELFTDNGYETAMAEDGSVAMEAVETEKPDLITLDLEMPGEWGPRFYRKLSQNDEFKRTPVIVISGLNANKYAIPKAVATLTKPFDAEELIRIVKDTIG, encoded by the coding sequence ATGTCTAAGAAGATCTTAATTATAGATGACGATCAGGATATTCGTTCTTACCTGAGCGAACTGTTCACCGATAACGGTTACGAAACCGCCATGGCCGAAGACGGTTCTGTTGCTATGGAAGCTGTGGAAACCGAGAAACCTGACCTTATCACTCTGGATCTGGAAATGCCCGGTGAGTGGGGTCCCCGTTTCTACCGCAAGCTTTCCCAGAATGATGAGTTCAAAAGAACTCCGGTCATCGTTATCAGCGGTCTGAACGCTAATAAGTACGCAATTCCTAAGGCTGTAGCCACTCTGACCAAGCCCTTCGATGCAGAAGAGCTAATCAGGATTGTGAAGGACACAATCGGCTAA
- the hmcC gene encoding sulfate respiration complex protein HmcC, translating to MSTPANNGPKSAFNTFNLVAGAILVIGLVLSVLRFTQGIGPVTNLDDNNPWGIWIGFDLLCGVALAAGGYTTSAACYIFGLKRFHSAVRPAILTAFLGYALVVFALQYDLGRPWRLPYPIFVSQGTTSLLFEVGLCVMLYLTVLFVEFTPAAFEWLGWTKIRKVVVKMTLVLTIFGVVLSTLHQSSLGALYTIVPSKLHPLWYSPYMPLYFFVSSIAAGMSMVIFEGTLSHKKLHRMMDEEYLKHHDGVVLGFGKAASLVLFGYFFIKMMGVAYDNNWHYLTTGYGLLFLTEMLGFVALPCFLYAVGVRDKNLGLIKKAAVITVLGIVFNRFNVSMIAFNYHLPASERYFPSMTEIGISVFIVTLGVVIFRFITTRMPIFFEHPDYKGDH from the coding sequence ATGTCCACTCCCGCGAACAATGGCCCTAAATCGGCCTTCAATACCTTTAATCTGGTGGCTGGCGCCATCCTCGTAATTGGTCTGGTACTCTCCGTGCTCAGATTCACTCAGGGGATAGGTCCCGTGACCAACCTTGATGACAACAACCCGTGGGGAATCTGGATCGGATTCGACCTGCTCTGCGGTGTTGCACTTGCAGCCGGAGGTTACACAACTTCCGCAGCCTGCTATATCTTCGGACTCAAACGCTTTCACTCCGCTGTCCGTCCGGCAATCCTGACCGCATTCCTCGGCTACGCTCTGGTTGTATTTGCACTGCAGTACGACCTCGGTCGTCCGTGGAGACTGCCTTACCCCATCTTCGTATCTCAGGGTACTACCTCCCTGCTTTTCGAAGTTGGTCTGTGCGTTATGCTCTACCTGACTGTGCTCTTCGTTGAGTTCACTCCGGCCGCCTTTGAATGGCTGGGCTGGACGAAGATCAGAAAAGTGGTCGTTAAAATGACCCTCGTGCTGACTATCTTCGGCGTAGTGCTCTCTACCCTGCACCAGTCTTCTCTCGGCGCACTGTACACCATCGTACCGTCCAAGCTTCATCCGCTCTGGTATTCACCTTACATGCCGCTCTACTTCTTTGTTTCAAGTATTGCAGCAGGTATGTCCATGGTCATCTTCGAGGGCACCCTGTCCCACAAGAAGCTGCACCGCATGATGGACGAAGAATACCTCAAGCACCATGACGGCGTGGTCCTCGGTTTCGGTAAGGCCGCATCGCTGGTTCTCTTCGGCTATTTCTTCATCAAAATGATGGGCGTAGCTTACGATAACAACTGGCACTACCTTACCACCGGTTACGGCCTGCTCTTCCTGACTGAAATGCTCGGCTTCGTAGCCCTGCCCTGCTTCCTTTATGCAGTAGGTGTACGCGACAAGAACCTCGGCCTGATCAAGAAAGCTGCGGTAATTACCGTTCTCGGCATTGTCTTCAACAGGTTCAACGTTTCCATGATCGCGTTCAACTACCACCTGCCTGCATCTGAAAGGTACTTCCCGAGCATGACTGAAATCGGAATTTCCGTATTCATCGTCACTCTCGGCGTGGTAATTTTCCGTTTCATCACCACCAGAATGCCCATTTTCTTTGAGCATCCTGATTACAAAGGCGACCACTAG